Part of the Kiritimatiellia bacterium genome, GGATTAGGATCGGGGGCCGCATGGTTTCATGCCCTGTAAAAACGGCGTTCGAAATTTCCATCCTCTGTAAAAACGGCGCGGACCGGCTTCCATGCTATGGAAATGTTGAATCATAAAAAAACCTAGAACGGCGTCTGATAGGCGCGTCGGATCTTGTCGAGCGGCAAATCGACCACCTTCCGCCCGAATAGCCCGATCGACAGCTCCGGCGCCGCCATCACATCGCCAACGCGCGCGCACGGCAACCCCCGAAATATCGCCTCGAGTTCGGCCGCGCGTTCGGCGGGGCAGGTGACGACGAAACGGCTGTTGCTTTCGGCGAAGAGGAGGGCGTCGAGCGAAGCGCCGTCCTCAGGGACTTTTTCCAGCGCGATCCGGGCGCCGAGGCCGCCTCCCAGCGCGGCGAAGGCGAAGGCGATCGCGAGGCCGCCGAGCGTAGGAGTGTGGCTCGAACGGATGAGCCCGCGGACCTGCGCCTCGTTCATGGCGTGATAGATCGATTTGGCCATTTCCAGGTCGAGACTCGGCGGCTGGCCACCGATTCGATGGGGCTGGCCGGCGGCGAGGGCGCGCTGTCGGTGATATTCGGAAGCGCCCAGTTCACTGCGCGTCAGACCGATGACGAAGATTGCGTCCCCAGCCTGCTTGAAGGGCATGGTCACGGCCTGCCGGACGTCATCGATTTTTCCGATCGTCGAAATCAGCAGCGTTGGGGGGATGGAGATCTTGCGACCGCCTCGAGTCGAGTCGTTCTTCATCGAGTCTTTGCCGCTGATGAGGGGGACGCCGTAAGCGGTGCAGACGTCGTAAAGGGCCTGATTCGCTCGGACAAGTTGGGCCAGCTTATAGGGGCCATCCGGGGTCTTTTCGGAGAGCACCGGATCCGGCCAGCAGAAATTGTCAAGCGCGGCGATGCGGTCCCAGCGGCCGCCCGCGCTGACAATTCGGCGTACGGCTTCGTCGACCGCGGAAGCCGCCATCGCGTACGTATCCAGATCGGACAGAAACGGATTGACCCCTTCCGCGAGTACGATCCCCTCACGGGATTCATAATCGACACGCAGGATGGTGGCATCGCTCGGCACATCGGAGCAGATTCCGACAAAGGGCTTGAGCACGCTGAGGCCCTTGACTTCGCCGTCGTAGTGGCGGCTGATCGGTTCTTTGGATCTAATGTTCGGGGCGGCGAGCAGGCGAAGGACCCAAACGCTGCGGTTGCCCGCGCGCAGGGGTTTGGGTGGGGGGACGCGTGGGGGCGACCAGGCGGCAGCCAATTCCATGCGCGGACAGCCGTCGTGGAGAAAGTCGAGCCGCAGCATTCCGCAAAGGCGTCCGCGGTGGCTTACGCGCAGAAGCCCAGATTGGGTGAACACGCCAAGCCGGGCCACCTCGACGTCGCGCCGCCTGGCCAGTTCAGCAAAAGAATCCCAGCATTCGGGGGGCACGGCGAGGGTCATCCGTTCCTGGGCCTCGGATAGGAAGATTTCCCATGGATGGAGCCCTTCGTATTTCAGAGGGGCATTGGTCAGATCCACATCGGCCCCGCCGCTGAGCCGGCACATTTCACCGATGGAGCTGCTGAGACCTCCGGCTCCGTTATCGGTGAGCGTGCGATAGAGGCCGAGGTCACGCGCCTCAATCAGGAATTCGTATAGCTTGCGCTGGGTGATGGGGTCTCCGATCTGTACGGCCTGGGAGGGCGACTCCTGACGGAGTTCCTCGGATGAAAACGTGGCGCCGTGGATACCATCTTTACCAATCCGGCCGCCGGCCATCACGATGTAATCGCCGGGCAGAACCTCTTTGCGTTCGCTCGGGCGGCCGCCGACGAGGACCGGCAGCCGGCCAACCGTGCCGCAGAAGACCAGCGGTTTTCCAAGGAATCGCTCGTCGAATCGCTCCCAGCCGCGCGCCCATGGGATTCCGCTTTGGTTGCCGCCATCGATGACGCCCTGGTGCACGCCATCGCGGATGCGGCGAGGATGCATGAGGCCCTCGGGGAGATCGCCCGCGTAATCGGGCGGTCCGAAGCAGTATCCCCAGGTGTTGCAGACCATCTCTCCTCCGACGCCCGTGCCGAGCGCGTCGCGGTTGACGCCGACAATCCCGGTGATGGCGCCGCCATAGGGGTCCAGCGCGGACGGACTGTTATGCGTCTCCACCTTGAACAAAATATTCCAGCGTTCGTTGAACCGAATGACGCCGGCATTGTCGCTGAACACGGAGACCAGCCAGTCGATGCGCCGGCTGACCTGTTCCGTTGTTGCCCGAATGAATGTTTTGAAGAGCGAATCGATTTCGCGCTCGGCGCCGTTTTCGTCGCGGTAGCGGATTTTCGCCGCGAAAATTTTGTGTTTGCAATGCTCGCTCCACGTCTGGGCGAGGCATTCGAGTTCCAGGTCGGTTGGGCGGGGCGGCAGGCCTGCGGAGGCCCGCTCTGCGCGGATATCCGGGCGCCGATAGTAGTCGCGGATGGCGCGCATTTCGTCGAGGGAAAGCGAGAGAATGCCGTCCCGACTGATTCGCAGGAGCTCGTCATCGGGAACTTCCAGATCGATTTCGCGGACCGCTGGCGCGGTGTCGTCGCGTATGACGGGGGGTTCCCGATGAGGCGGCGCATTCAGCCATTCATCGCGGCTGTAGATCTGAACGGTGTGGATCAGAGGGTTGGCAAGGAGCTCTGCCGCGATTCGCTCGGCGCCACTGCGCTCCATCGGGCCGATAAGAAAGTACTGTGTGGCGGTGTAGACCTGCTCATAGGGCCCGATCGGTCGGTCCAGAACATCAGCGAGCACGTCGCGGGCGGTTCGGCCGACGTTGTCGGTCACGCCCGGCTTGAATCCGATCTCGAGCAGCCAATCGAAGGGCGGCGCGGGGAGGCGGTCGAGTGCGGCCTCTTGCGTGACGGGATCGCAAAACGCCCGCAGGGTTCGGCCGGTCTCATCCGGATTGAGCGGGACGTCGATCAGATAGACATCCCTCGTGCGGCAGGATCGCACCGGCAGTTGCAAATAGGACCGCGCGCGCCATGCCGTGCCCTCGCCGCGCGGGTCAGGCACGCCCGGCTTGAGGCCGATCTCGATTCGAATCGCCATGGGGCGCCAGTGTTGGACAGATTGACGGCCAGAACAAGACGGAACTGAATGCGGCGCTTGCGAAATAGGCGGCATCGCCTATCGTGGCGGTATGTCCAGCACATTTGGCACGTTGTTTCGGGTGACGACGTTCGGGGAGTCCCACTGCAAGGGGGTTGGCGCGGTGGTAGATGGTTGTCCGCCGAGGATGCCGCTTACCGAGGCGGACATTCAGCCCCAGTTGGATCGGCGCCGACCGGGCCAGAGTGCGGTCAGCACCCCCCGATCCGAGCGCGACGAGGTCGTCATTCTCTCGGGCACTGAACAGGGCGTCACGTTGGGTACGCCCATCGGACTATTTGTGGCGAACCAGGACCAGCGTCCCGGCGACTACAAGGAAATGCAGAACATCCCGCGGCCATCCCATGCGGATTACACCTATCAAATGAAATACGGCATCCGCGCCTCGAGCGGAGGCGGCCGCTCCAGCGCGCGGGAGACGATCGGTCGGGTCGCCGCCGGGGCGATTGCGGAGAAGTGGCTTCGCATCACATATGGAATCGAAATTGTTGCGTGGGTCAGTTCCGTCGGCGCCATCGATGCGCCGCCGATCGATTTCGAGACGGTTTCGCGCAAGGATGTCGATGCAACCATCATCCGGTGTCCGCATGCGGAAACGGCCGAGCGCATGATTCGCGCGGTGCAAGAGGCGCGGGAGTGCGGGGATTCCGTCGGCGGCGTGGTCACCTGCGTATGTCGCGGCGTGCCGGCGGGTTGGGGCGAGCCCGTGTTCGACAAATTGGAGGCCAAACTCGCGCAGGCGATGCTTTCA contains:
- the aroC gene encoding chorismate synthase translates to MSSTFGTLFRVTTFGESHCKGVGAVVDGCPPRMPLTEADIQPQLDRRRPGQSAVSTPRSERDEVVILSGTEQGVTLGTPIGLFVANQDQRPGDYKEMQNIPRPSHADYTYQMKYGIRASSGGGRSSARETIGRVAAGAIAEKWLRITYGIEIVAWVSSVGAIDAPPIDFETVSRKDVDATIIRCPHAETAERMIRAVQEARECGDSVGGVVTCVCRGVPAGWGEPVFDKLEAKLAQAMLSLPATKGFEIGSGFAGARMRGSEHNDAFVKKGDRLGTRTNYSGGIQGGISNGEPIWFRVAFKPPATISQPQPTADFDGNETILEAKGRHDPCVVNRAVPIVEAMAALVLIDAALIQRSR
- a CDS encoding AIR synthase-related protein encodes the protein MAIRIEIGLKPGVPDPRGEGTAWRARSYLQLPVRSCRTRDVYLIDVPLNPDETGRTLRAFCDPVTQEAALDRLPAPPFDWLLEIGFKPGVTDNVGRTARDVLADVLDRPIGPYEQVYTATQYFLIGPMERSGAERIAAELLANPLIHTVQIYSRDEWLNAPPHREPPVIRDDTAPAVREIDLEVPDDELLRISRDGILSLSLDEMRAIRDYYRRPDIRAERASAGLPPRPTDLELECLAQTWSEHCKHKIFAAKIRYRDENGAEREIDSLFKTFIRATTEQVSRRIDWLVSVFSDNAGVIRFNERWNILFKVETHNSPSALDPYGGAITGIVGVNRDALGTGVGGEMVCNTWGYCFGPPDYAGDLPEGLMHPRRIRDGVHQGVIDGGNQSGIPWARGWERFDERFLGKPLVFCGTVGRLPVLVGGRPSERKEVLPGDYIVMAGGRIGKDGIHGATFSSEELRQESPSQAVQIGDPITQRKLYEFLIEARDLGLYRTLTDNGAGGLSSSIGEMCRLSGGADVDLTNAPLKYEGLHPWEIFLSEAQERMTLAVPPECWDSFAELARRRDVEVARLGVFTQSGLLRVSHRGRLCGMLRLDFLHDGCPRMELAAAWSPPRVPPPKPLRAGNRSVWVLRLLAAPNIRSKEPISRHYDGEVKGLSVLKPFVGICSDVPSDATILRVDYESREGIVLAEGVNPFLSDLDTYAMAASAVDEAVRRIVSAGGRWDRIAALDNFCWPDPVLSEKTPDGPYKLAQLVRANQALYDVCTAYGVPLISGKDSMKNDSTRGGRKISIPPTLLISTIGKIDDVRQAVTMPFKQAGDAIFVIGLTRSELGASEYHRQRALAAGQPHRIGGQPPSLDLEMAKSIYHAMNEAQVRGLIRSSHTPTLGGLAIAFAFAALGGGLGARIALEKVPEDGASLDALLFAESNSRFVVTCPAERAAELEAIFRGLPCARVGDVMAAPELSIGLFGRKVVDLPLDKIRRAYQTPF